The Fictibacillus phosphorivorans genomic sequence CATTATTGGCTTTCATCTACTCAAGTTGGGTTATTATTTCCGGAACATCGGATGTGAAGACCTTCGCTTTAGGAATCGGGTTATTTTTCCTAGGGTTTATGGTATATCCTATCTTTTATAAATATACGTCTAAGAACAGTAAAAATAGTAAAGTGGCTTAAAGAGGTTTTCTTTTTAAAGCCTTTAACGTATAATGTGAGTTAACTTCATACAGCTCGTATAATCGCAGGGATATGGCCTGCAAGTTTCTACCAAACCCCCGTTAAGGGTTTGACTACGAGTGACGCAAACTTTCCATGCATCTTTCTATAGATGTATTGGGCTATTTATGTGTTCCGATTATTTAACCGGAGAATTGCTTCACTCGTTCAGAGAGAAGTCGTTCTCCGGTTTTTGGTGTGTAAATCAAACAATGGGGTGGAAAAATGAATTTTTTAGAAAAGAAAATTTGTGATGAAGGAATTGTATTGTCACCGTCCGTTTTAAAAGTAGACTCGTTTTTAAACCATCAGATCGACCCAGAACTCATGCTGCAAATAGGTACTGAATTTGCCGATCGTTTTAAGAATGAAGGAATTACGAAAATTGTAACGATCGAATCTTCAGGTATAGCACCTGCTGTTTTCGCGGGATTGAAACTTTCCGTACCTATCGTCTTTGCGCGAAAAAAGAAATCGTTAACTTTAACAGATGGATTATTAACATCGAGCGTTTATTCATTTACCAAACAAGAACAAAACGAAATTTCTGTTGCAAAGAAATTCATTCAACCCGGTGATAGGGTGTTAATCATCGATGATTTCCTTGCACATGGTGAAGCTGCACTCGGTCTAGCTGAACTTGTAGATCAAGCACATGCTACCATTGCTGGATTTGGTATCGTGATTGAAAAATCGTTTCAAGTTGGTCGTCAAAAGCTTGAGGATCAGGGGTATCGCGTTGAATCAATCGCAAGAATAAAAGAAATGGATACGAAGGGGATAACGTTCATTCTATCTGAGGTGATGTCATCATGAAGAAGGGTAAAGTGTTTTCTCTTGGGATCCAGCACGTTCTTGCTATGTATGCAGGAGCAGTGATCGTACCTTTGATCGTAGGAAGTGCATTGAAATTATCTCCGGAACAGTTAGCTTATTTAGTAGCGATCGATCTTTTAACATGTGGCCTAGCAACACTAATCCAAGTTTGGCAGAATCGCTTTTTCGGAGTAGGTCTTCCCGTTGTTCTTGGATGTACTTTTACAGCAGTAGGACCGATGATTGCCATAGGTGGACAATATGGAATGAGTGCCATTTACGGTTCCATCATTGCAGCAGGTCTATTCGTAGTTATTTTTGCTGGAGCGTTTGGAAAAATTCTTAAGCTTTTCCCACCAATCGTGACGGGAACTGTTGTAACAATAATAGGAATTACTTTAATACCCGTTGCAATTAAAGACATGGCAGGCGGAGCGGGAAGCGAGAACTTTGGTTCAGCACAAAACTTATTGCTTTCTTTTGGTGTGTTAGCATTCATCTTACTTTTATATCGATTTTCTAAAGGTTTCATTCGTTCTGTCTCTATCTTGATCGGCCTCATAGCGGGAACTATCGTTTCTGTATTCCTTGGTTTGGTTGACTTCACACCGGTTATGAAAGCATCATGGGTTCACATGCCAACGCCTTTTTATTTTGGAGTTCCTACCTTTGAACTTGGTGCGATCATCACCATGATATTAGTTGCTATCGTTAGTTTGATTGAGTCAACAGGTGTATTTATGGCTTTAGGAAAGATATGCGATAGAGACTTAACACCGAGAGACTTAACAAAAGGGTATCGAGGAGAAGGTCTTGCCATCATCTTAGGTGGAATCTTTAATGCATTTCCTTATACGACTTATTCACAAAACGTAGGCCTTGTTCAATTATCGGGAGTAAAAGCAAAACAGGTGATCTATGTTGCAGGGGGGATGTTGATTTTCCTTGGCTTAATTCCTAAAGTTGCTGCACTTACGACTTTAATCCCAACAGCTGTAATGGGAGGAGCAATGGTTGCCATGTTTGGAATGGTGTTTGCTTCAGGTATCAAAATGCTAAGTGAAGTGAACCTCGCTAAACAAGAAAATCTTCTGATCATTGCTTGTTCAGTAGGAATGGGGTTAGGGGTAACCGTAGAACCTGAACTGTTCAGCAGACTTCCGGAAAGTATTCAAATACTTACTGAAAACGGAATTGTAGCTGGAAGTTTGATGGCTGTTCTACTGAATTTATTATTTAACACAAAGTCTAAAAAAGTGATTGTTTCTCACGTTCAACAAAATCAGAAGCAAGCTGTATAAATGAAAGAGCGGCTATGATCCTCATTGTAACCAGTGGATGATAGCCGCTTCTTATGTTTGATGCTGTTAAGTTTTTCCCTTTTCGATTTTGTTGTCTTTGTTGTCATCCAATTATAGATCTCTTGATGAGCAAATGCGCTTCGATCATGAGTAGGATTTCGTTTACCTTCACGAACTATTCTTTCTCTCATTTTCTTTGCTTTTGATTTTGCCATTTTCTTCATTCCTTTCAATTCGTTTAATGGAATTTAATGGGTACTACATAACTACTATACTATATGTATACGATGAAAAGATACATGTTGTGTAAGAAAGCACAGAATCTTGAAAAAACAAGCTAGTATTATCAGAAAAGGAAGACTATAATCTTCCTTGGGACCAAAAAGTCTCAATCATATGAAACAAAGGGGTTATTGTTGTGAATAAAAATGTTAAGAAAGTCGCTTCACTTACTCTAGCTATCAGTCTTTTAAGTTCACCTCTAGCAGGCCAAGCCATCGCTAAAACACCAGCAAAACACAAAAGTAAAGTTAACCTCAGAATCATGGAAACAACAGACATTCATACAAACCTATTAAACTTTGATTATTACAAAAATGCAACATCTGAAAACGTTGGTCTAGCAAAGACTGCTACACTTGTTAAAACGGCTCGAGAAGACTTAAAGTACAGTCAAAACAGTGTGCTAGTTGATAATGGAGACCTGATTCAAGGTACGCCACTTGGTACATACAAAGCAAAGATCTCCCCGCTAAAAGATGGTGAAGTTCATCCAGCCATCGCAGCTATGAATCTCATGGATTATGATATGGCAACACTAGGAAATCATGAGTTCAACTATGGTCTTGATTTTCTAGCAGAAACGTACGATGATGCTAATTTTCCTTTTGTAAACGCTAACGTATATGTAGATGATAAAGATAACAATCCAAAAAATGACGTTAACAAATATACACCTTACAAAATTGTAAAGAAATTCGTTAGAGATGAATATGGCAGACCGAAGCTTTTGAAGATCGGATACATTGGTTTCGTACCACCACAGATCAACGAATGGGATAAATCTCATCTTGATGGAAAAGTAATTACAAAGAATATCATTGAAAGCGCAGAAAAGTTCATCCCGCAAATGAAGAAAAAAGGTGCAGACATCATTATCGCACAAGCTCACTCTGGCTTTAATGGAAGTGAAACGAATACAGAAGATGTTATTTATTCACTTAGCAAAGTAAAAGGAATTAGTGCTATTACATTCTCGCACACACATAAAATTTTCCCAGCAGCTGATGAGAAATCACTAGATGCCTTGTTTAAAGACGCAAAAGGTAATGTTCTTCCTGGCGTTGATAATGCAAAAGGTACAATAAACGGTGTACCCGCAGTACAAGCTGGATATGGTGGAGGCTCACTTGGTCTGATCGATTTAACCCTTCAACAAGATCGTGGAAGATGGAAAATAGTTTCCTCACAATCTTCTGTAAGAAGTGCAGCTGCCGTTAAACCAGATGAAAAAGTGGTTAACACGGTTAAAAATGCTCATGAAGCTACGATTAAGTACGTGAACACACCAATCGGCTCAACAACTGATGATATTCATAGCTTCTTTGCGCTTGTTCAAGATGATCCATCTGTACAAGTTGTAACGAACGCTCAAAAATGGTATGTAGAAAAATACATCTCATTAAACAAGCCAGAATATAAAGATCTTCCTATACTCTCAGTTGGAGCTCCATTTAAAGCAGGAAGAAATGGTGTAACTGAATTTACCGAGATTCAAAAAGGACCACTTACGATTCGCAGTGCAGGTGACCTTTATCTTTATGACAATACGTTAAAAGCGCTAAAAGTAAAAGGTTCTGTTGTTAAAGAATGGTTAGAAATGTCCGCTGGGAAATTCAAGACCATAGATCCTACCAAAACAGAAGCACAAGAACTCTTAGATGCAGGTTTCCCTGTTTATAACTTTGACGTAATTGACGGTGTTAATTATCAAGTCGATGTTACGAAAGCTCCTAAGTATGATAAAAACGGAGCAGTGATCAATGCTGACAGCAATCGAATTGTAAATCTAACATATGATGGAAAAGCTATCGACCCTAACCAAGATTTTATTGTAGTAACGAACAACTATAGAGCGGGTGGAGGCGGAAACTTCCCTGGAGTAAAAGGTAGCGAATATGTAGTTGATTCAGCTGATGAAAACCGACAAATTTTGATGGATTACATCACGGAGATGAAGGAGATCACGCCTACAGCTGACAACAACTGGTCCATCGCTCCCATCAGCGGAAATGCTAACGTAACGTTCCTATCTTCGCCGAACGGTCAAAAATATACGAGTGAGACAGGTAAGATACAATATACGAATAAAACAGATGCAAATGGATTCGGAATTTATAGTATTGATCTAAAATAATGACGATAAAAGAGAGCCTTAGTGGTTCTCTTTTTTTATTTCATAAGAAGGTGTAATTCATCTTTAGTAGAAATATAAAAATGGTAGCAAGAAGGAAAAAGATTTGGTAAAATAAAAACGAACAAATGTTCTTGTGTCGAAAAAATGAGACGATGAGGTGCTAAAAATGATTGTAGCAGTGAATCCTTATGTAGTAACTGATGGTAAAGGTAAAGAAGCAGTGCAGTTTTATGTTGATGCATTGAATGCAGAACTTATTTCACTTCAAACATTCGGAGATATGCCAGAGGATCCCAATCATCCACTTCCTGAAGAAGCGAAAGACCGTGTCATGAATGCTCAATTTAAAGTAGGCGATACCGTTATGATGCTTTCCGATAATTTTCCTGGAATGCCTTATACAGTCGGAAATCAAGTTACCATCGCCATTCATATCGATTCTGTAGAATCATCAAAACAAGTTTTTGAGAAACTTTCTAAAGAGGGAAAAGTAACAATGCCTCTACAAGAAACATTCTGGAGCCCATCGTATGGCCAAGTAAAAGATAAATATGGTGTAGAATGGCAAGTTTCTGCCGTTCAGCAAGACTAAAATTACTTATTAAGCAGACCCTTTCTTTTACATGGAGAGGGTCTTTTTTGTTTAGTTCTCTTTTTAAAAGGTTATTTTAGTAATGTATCATAATAACGAATGAGAAAAGTCAAAATCATTGACTACCTATCATAAACATATTATAGTGATTTCACTAATACATGTTCATAAGTTTAAACACTTAAATTTATGTTGTAGGAGGCGTAAAGCTTGAATCAGCCAAACACGATGAAAGAAAGCACAAAGGAATCAATCGATAAACTTGTACAAGCTCAGAGAACCTACTTTCGAAGCGGTGTAACTCGATCATATGAATTCCGTATGAAGGCTTTGAACAACCTTTCAAAGCTTGTTCGAAACAACGAAGCGAAAATTCTTCATGCATTAAAGACAGATTTAAATAAATCAGAAGCAGAAGCTTACACAACGGAGATTGGCTTTTTATTAGAAGAAATTCGTCATACTCAAAAACATCTAAAAAAATGGATGGAACCTAAAAAAGTAAAAACAGCAAAAACCCATATCGGATCAAAAGGTTATACCATCGCTGAACCTTATGGCGTCACATTAATAATCGCGCCATGGAACTATCCGTTTCAACTGCAACTAGCTCCGTTAATCGGTGCGATCGCAGCGGGAAATACGGCCATTTTAAAACCATCTGAACTTACGCCACAAACGTCAAAACTATTGAATGAACTTATCAAAGAATACTATCATCCTGATTTTATCGCAGTCGTAGAAGGCGGGGTTGAAACCAATCAAATCTTACTCGATCAACCATTAGATTATATATTCTTCACAGGAAGCGTTCCTGTAGGTAAAATCGTGATGGAAGCGGCAAGTAAGAGACTTATTCCTCTTACATTAGAACTAGGTGGCAAGAGTCCTTGTATTGTAGATGAAACAGCAGACCTTAAACTTGCTGCGAAGCGAATAGCTTTCGGAAAATTTACGAACGTTGGTCAAACGTGTATAGCACCAGATTATATCTATTTACACAAAAACATACGTCAACCATTCATTGATACATTTAAAGAAGTCATAAAAGAATTTTACGGCGAAAACCCACTTCAGAATGAAGAATTCGGTAAGATCGTAAATGATCGTCATTTTAATCGTTTAAAAAGTTACTTATCAGAAGGCGAGATACTTTTAGGTGGTCGATACGACGAAACCAGTGAAAAGATCGAACCAACTTTAATAGTTCCATCTGATACTTCTTCACCTGTAATGAGTGATGAAATCTTTGGACCCATCTTTCCAGTCATGGAATATGAAAGCATTGATGAAGTAATCGATTTTGTTGTTGAACGCCCAAAACCGCTTGCACTATACCTGTTTACAATTAACAAAGAGGTAGAAGAAAAAGTGGTGAATAACATCTCGTTTGGTGGTGGATCGATCAACGACACATTGATGCACATCGCCACGCCATATCTGCCTTTTGGCGGGGTAGGAGAGAGCGGGATTGGAAGTTATCACGGTGAGTCCAGTTTCGTTGCGTTTTCTCATAACAAAAGTGTGCTCAACCAAACGAACAAATTCGACTTTAGTTTTCGATACCCGAACGCTAAACATGGTTTGAAAATCATTAAAAAGTTAATGAAATAGATTTTTTTTAGACGCTGTCAATTAAGATAGCGTCTTTTTGTTGCGAAAAGTGCCAAAAACTCGACATGGGAACAAATGTTCTATTAGTGGGGGGGAAAAGTGAACTTGCTAAAAAAGTTGTATTTAGCCTAAAAAAAAGAGTAGTTTTCCATAAGAAAAATACTCTGACTTTAAAGGCCGCTGAGGCACCTTTATGGTAATAAAACTGTATCGATTACGTGAATTACACCATTGGATGTCTCGATATCCGGAGTAACCACAGTGGCATTGTTTATTTTAACGGGATTAAGTGAAATTGTTACTTCTTTACCAGCTAACGTTTTTACCTTCATTCCATTTTTGAGATCACTTGACAATACTTTTCCTGGAACGACATGGTAAAGCAGAATGTTTTTTAAATCTTCTCTGTTTAATAACTCTTCTGCTGTGATGTTTAAATCCTTTAGCAGTTTTCCAAACGCTTGATCTGTTGGTGCA encodes the following:
- a CDS encoding bifunctional 2',3'-cyclic-nucleotide 2'-phosphodiesterase/3'-nucleotidase, with protein sequence MNKNVKKVASLTLAISLLSSPLAGQAIAKTPAKHKSKVNLRIMETTDIHTNLLNFDYYKNATSENVGLAKTATLVKTAREDLKYSQNSVLVDNGDLIQGTPLGTYKAKISPLKDGEVHPAIAAMNLMDYDMATLGNHEFNYGLDFLAETYDDANFPFVNANVYVDDKDNNPKNDVNKYTPYKIVKKFVRDEYGRPKLLKIGYIGFVPPQINEWDKSHLDGKVITKNIIESAEKFIPQMKKKGADIIIAQAHSGFNGSETNTEDVIYSLSKVKGISAITFSHTHKIFPAADEKSLDALFKDAKGNVLPGVDNAKGTINGVPAVQAGYGGGSLGLIDLTLQQDRGRWKIVSSQSSVRSAAAVKPDEKVVNTVKNAHEATIKYVNTPIGSTTDDIHSFFALVQDDPSVQVVTNAQKWYVEKYISLNKPEYKDLPILSVGAPFKAGRNGVTEFTEIQKGPLTIRSAGDLYLYDNTLKALKVKGSVVKEWLEMSAGKFKTIDPTKTEAQELLDAGFPVYNFDVIDGVNYQVDVTKAPKYDKNGAVINADSNRIVNLTYDGKAIDPNQDFIVVTNNYRAGGGGNFPGVKGSEYVVDSADENRQILMDYITEMKEITPTADNNWSIAPISGNANVTFLSSPNGQKYTSETGKIQYTNKTDANGFGIYSIDLK
- a CDS encoding nucleobase:cation symporter-2 family protein codes for the protein MKKGKVFSLGIQHVLAMYAGAVIVPLIVGSALKLSPEQLAYLVAIDLLTCGLATLIQVWQNRFFGVGLPVVLGCTFTAVGPMIAIGGQYGMSAIYGSIIAAGLFVVIFAGAFGKILKLFPPIVTGTVVTIIGITLIPVAIKDMAGGAGSENFGSAQNLLLSFGVLAFILLLYRFSKGFIRSVSILIGLIAGTIVSVFLGLVDFTPVMKASWVHMPTPFYFGVPTFELGAIITMILVAIVSLIESTGVFMALGKICDRDLTPRDLTKGYRGEGLAIILGGIFNAFPYTTYSQNVGLVQLSGVKAKQVIYVAGGMLIFLGLIPKVAALTTLIPTAVMGGAMVAMFGMVFASGIKMLSEVNLAKQENLLIIACSVGMGLGVTVEPELFSRLPESIQILTENGIVAGSLMAVLLNLLFNTKSKKVIVSHVQQNQKQAV
- a CDS encoding aldehyde dehydrogenase; its protein translation is MKESTKESIDKLVQAQRTYFRSGVTRSYEFRMKALNNLSKLVRNNEAKILHALKTDLNKSEAEAYTTEIGFLLEEIRHTQKHLKKWMEPKKVKTAKTHIGSKGYTIAEPYGVTLIIAPWNYPFQLQLAPLIGAIAAGNTAILKPSELTPQTSKLLNELIKEYYHPDFIAVVEGGVETNQILLDQPLDYIFFTGSVPVGKIVMEAASKRLIPLTLELGGKSPCIVDETADLKLAAKRIAFGKFTNVGQTCIAPDYIYLHKNIRQPFIDTFKEVIKEFYGENPLQNEEFGKIVNDRHFNRLKSYLSEGEILLGGRYDETSEKIEPTLIVPSDTSSPVMSDEIFGPIFPVMEYESIDEVIDFVVERPKPLALYLFTINKEVEEKVVNNISFGGGSINDTLMHIATPYLPFGGVGESGIGSYHGESSFVAFSHNKSVLNQTNKFDFSFRYPNAKHGLKIIKKLMK
- a CDS encoding xanthine phosphoribosyltransferase → MNFLEKKICDEGIVLSPSVLKVDSFLNHQIDPELMLQIGTEFADRFKNEGITKIVTIESSGIAPAVFAGLKLSVPIVFARKKKSLTLTDGLLTSSVYSFTKQEQNEISVAKKFIQPGDRVLIIDDFLAHGEAALGLAELVDQAHATIAGFGIVIEKSFQVGRQKLEDQGYRVESIARIKEMDTKGITFILSEVMSS
- a CDS encoding VOC family protein, whose amino-acid sequence is MIVAVNPYVVTDGKGKEAVQFYVDALNAELISLQTFGDMPEDPNHPLPEEAKDRVMNAQFKVGDTVMMLSDNFPGMPYTVGNQVTIAIHIDSVESSKQVFEKLSKEGKVTMPLQETFWSPSYGQVKDKYGVEWQVSAVQQD
- a CDS encoding fasciclin domain-containing protein gives rise to the protein MKKKIMSWFLLIFMLTLPLSSNVFASENSGSKKDIVQTATDAGDFKVLVAALQKAGLVETLKGAGPYTVFAPTDQAFGKLLKDLNITAEELLNREDLKNILLYHVVPGKVLSSDLKNGMKVKTLAGKEVTISLNPVKINNATVVTPDIETSNGVIHVIDTVLLP